Within the Prosthecochloris marina genome, the region CTGGCCCTGAGGCAGGGACATAACGGCTATTCACCTTCTTGCGGAAAAAAGGATGCGGTTGAAGCGATCGCAGAAGACGCTCTTTCACGTGGTATCCCCACCTCTCCGGAAAACATCATCATAACGTTCGGTGCATCAGAGGCCGCTGATCTTGTCTGCACTGCGATGTTGAACCCAGGAGACGAGGTACTTTGTCCTTCCCCCGGCTATCCGCTCTACAATGCGATAATCGCCAAGCTGAATGCCAGAGAACTTCAGTATAAACTTGATCCTGATAACAACTGGCATCCTGATCCGGAGGAAATTGAACGCGAAATCACCTCTCGCACAAAGATTCTCGTTGTCATCAATCCAAATAATCCGACCGGAGAACTGTATCCTCCCGAATTGATCAGGAAGTTGGTCGAAATAGCCCGCAAACACCGCCTGCTTGTCATTACCGACGAAGTCTACCACAAGCTTGTTTATGAAGAAAAACATATTCCGCTTGCGTCCATGGCAGAGGAAGATGTTGCGGTAATCACTATCGACAGCCTTTCAAAAAACTATATGGCGCCCGGATGGCGAATCGGATGGTTTGCAATCACAAACAGTCATCTTGTTCCGGATGTGCATTTCGCGTTCATCAAGCTTGCGGACGCAAGGCTCTGTGCACCAATGTCTCCGCAATATGCCATAAAAGCCGCCATGAAACTGAGAAAGGACTATATTGAATGCGTTATGAGGCGCTTGCACGCTCAACGTGATATTACAGTCGACATGCTGAATGCAATCCCGGGTATCAGTTGTAACAATCCGAAAGGGGCTTTTTATGTTATGGGAAAAGTCGATCTTGATATGCTTCCGTTTCGTTCCGACGAAGACTTTGTACTGAAGCTTCTGCAGGAAAAACAAATCCTCTTTGTTCATGGCTCGGGATTCGGAACCGATCCTTCACAAGGGTTTTTCAGGGTTGTTTTTTTACCCGATGTGTCAACCCTGAAAAAAGTGTACAGTGACCTTGGCGATTTCATAAAACAATACCAGTAATCTTTTCCACCAACTTACCATAAACCCAAATTATTCATCATGATCGAACAACGTGCCAAAATCCAGGAAGCTGTTTCGTTTATCCGTTCGAAAACCAGCGACGAATATCCTGTCGGAATTGTTCTCGGAACCGGTCTCGGCGCACTGGCCAAAGAAATAGATGTAGAACTGTCTCTTGATTACGGAGATATCCCCTACTTTCCCATATCAACAGTAGAAACCCATCATGGCAAGCTTATCTTTGGAACACTCGCCGGAAAAAAGGTAGTCGCCATGCAAGGACGCTTCCACTTTTACGAAGGCTACTCGATGCACCA harbors:
- a CDS encoding aminotransferase class I/II-fold pyridoxal phosphate-dependent enzyme — protein: MPYSNSPVFIPAQRVQNYHYAIRNIVSKARHQEEQGKTVTYLNIGDPILYGFQPPEELIESTVLALRQGHNGYSPSCGKKDAVEAIAEDALSRGIPTSPENIIITFGASEAADLVCTAMLNPGDEVLCPSPGYPLYNAIIAKLNARELQYKLDPDNNWHPDPEEIEREITSRTKILVVINPNNPTGELYPPELIRKLVEIARKHRLLVITDEVYHKLVYEEKHIPLASMAEEDVAVITIDSLSKNYMAPGWRIGWFAITNSHLVPDVHFAFIKLADARLCAPMSPQYAIKAAMKLRKDYIECVMRRLHAQRDITVDMLNAIPGISCNNPKGAFYVMGKVDLDMLPFRSDEDFVLKLLQEKQILFVHGSGFGTDPSQGFFRVVFLPDVSTLKKVYSDLGDFIKQYQ